In Trichoderma breve strain T069 chromosome 4, whole genome shotgun sequence, the following proteins share a genomic window:
- a CDS encoding SAICAR synthetase domain-containing protein → MSSSEAITSISLQSLEKLSTGKVRDLFGLDDKSLLFTATDRISAYDVVLSNGVPGKGLILTQISAHWFSVLEKSVPGLKHHLLSLSAPSSAPLTPEERGLLRGRTMVCRRLKVFPIEAIVRGYITGSAWSEYVAHGTVHGIPQPAGLQKCGAFPNGPIYTPSTKAPAGEKDENISPQQAVEIVGEKYAARIQELSLSVYSAAAAYARERGIIVADTKFEFALDEATDEVVLVDEVLTPDSSRFWDATEWKAGTEAPSYDKQFVRDYLTSNGLKGKPNVELPETVVQETAKKYRDVFERLTGNTLDQALAALEN, encoded by the exons ATGTCGTCCTCCGAAGCCATcacctccatctccctccaGTCCCTGGAAAAGCTCTCCACAGGCAAGGTCCGCGACCTCTTCGGCCTCGACGACAAGTCCCTGCTCTTCACTGCCACCGATCGCATCTCAGCCTACGACGTCGTCCTCTCCAATGGCGTCCCCGGCAAGGGCCTCATCTTGACCCAGATCTCAGCCCATTGGTTCTCCGTGCTCGAGAAGAGCGTGCCCGGCCTGAAACACCACCTGCTATCCCTGTCGGCGCCGAGCTCAGCTCCCTTGACGCCGGAGGAGCGTGGCCTGCTCCGGGGTCGAACCATGGTGTGCCGCCGGCTCAAGGTGTTTCCCATT GAAGCTATTGTGAGAGGCTACATCACCGGCAGCGCTTGGAGCGAATA CGTCGCCCATGGTACCGTCCACGGCATTCCTCAGCCTGCTGGGTTACAGAAATGCGGCGCTTTCCCCAACGGACCCATC TACACCCCATCCACAAAGGCCCCTGCAGGCGAGAAAGATGAGAACATCTCCCCCCAGCAGGCCGTCGAAATTGTAGGCGAGAAGTATGCCGCCCGCATCCAAGAGCTCAGTCTGTCGGTGTAcagcgccgccgctgcctACGCCCGTGAGCGCGGCATCATTGTCGCCGACACCAAGTT CGAATTTGCCCTTGACGAGGCTACCGATGAAGTCGTTCTG GTCGACGAAGTCTTGACCCC TGATAGCTCAAGATTCTGGGACGCCACCGAATGGAAGGCCGGCACTGAAGCCCCTTCGTACGACAAGCAGTTTGTCCGCGACTACCTGACCAGCAATGGGCTCAAGGGTAAACCTAAT GTCGAGCTTCCCGAGACCGTTGTCCAGGAGACAGCGAAGAAATACAGAGATGTGTTTGAGAG ATTGACGGGTAATACTCTGGACCAAGCCCTGGCCGCCTTGGAAAATTGA
- a CDS encoding amidase domain-containing protein, giving the protein MTDINVLTVTASELETKLNDNSITSRQLVKLYLSQIAKYNGYLKAVIAVAPEELLDKTAAGLDAERAAGNVRGPLHGIPILLKDNIATVPKLGLPTTGGSLALVGSRPRKNAEIVNQLIDAGVIIIGKANLSEWSWYRSNMASLGWSAVGGQTQSAYVRGGLREDDSIGGHSSPGGSSTGSAVAVAAGFSPIAVGADTMGSLIMPSDRSALYTIKPTVKIVSQTGIIPITLELDSAGPMAKSALDLANLLQILVDPSKTTIPEGGYKSAATGSWGNIRVGILEPEKWLFDTKLVKYEEQATNQMLREWKQAYETLKSVVKVVKPVTLISLEESTDNGRIKIWNAFDTTFKDLIKDYLSGVDNSKIHSLEDLIEFNKTHADKELPPGADNQAALLRAVQAKMTDDEYNDIMNSARELCGKNGIDKTLEENDVDIIIGPGDGPMFGIALTAGYPVATVPLDYLEFNGRPFGMQIAAKAHQEALLIQAQSAWEATFPKRQPPPLHEIALN; this is encoded by the exons ATGACTGACATCAACGTTCTCACCGTCACCGCATCTGAGCTTGAAACCAAGCTCAATGACAATTCCATCACCAGCAGGCAACTAGTCAAGCTCTACCTCAGCCAAATAGCCAAATACAACGGATATCTAAAAGCTGTCATTGCCGTTGCGCCGGAAGAGCTTCTGGACAAGACAGCAGCTGGGCTTGATGCGGAACGAGCTGCAGGCAACGTTCGTGGGCCGCTACATGGCATTCCGATTCTTCTCAAA GACAACATAGCCACCGTCCCGAAGCTAGGATTGCCCACCACCGGCGGCAGTCTTGCACTTGTCGGTTCCAGACCGAGGAAGAATGCAGAAATCGTTAACCAG CTCATAGATGCtggcgtcatcatcattggcaaaGCAAACTTATCT GAGTGGTCTTGGTATAG GTCGAATATGGCGAGTTTGGGGTGGTCTGCTGTGGGTGGCCAGACGCAGTCTGCATATGTCCGGGGTGGCCTTCGCGAGGATGATTCCATTGGCGGTCACAGC AGCCCTGGAGGTTCCTCCACCGGTTCTGCTGTCGCAGTCGCTGCTGGATTCTCGCCCATTGCCGTCGGAGCCGACACCATGGGCTCCCTCATCATGCCCAGCGATAGGTCTGCATTGTATACGATTAAGCCTACCGTAAAGATTGTGTCGCAAACTGGCATCATCCCCATCACTCTTGAGTTGGATTCCGCTGGTCCTATGGCCAAATCGGCCTTGGACCTCgcaaatcttcttcaaatcCTTGTAGATCCGAGCAAGACGACGATACCGGAAGGTGGATACAAGAGCGCCGCGACTGGTTCATGGGGCAACATCCGGGTCGGCATCTTGGAGCCTGAAAAATGGCTTTTTGATACGAAACTCGTCAAATATGAAGAACAGGCAACAAATCAAATG CTACGAGAGTGGAAACAGGCTTACGAGACGTTGAAGTCTGTAGTCAAAGTTGTAAAACCTGTAACTCTTATTTCACTAGAGGAATCAACCGATAATGGAAGAATTAAAATATGGAACGCTTTCG ACACAACGTTCAAGGATCTCATAAAAGATTATCTCTCGGGAGTTGACAACAGCAAAATACATTCACTTGAAGATCTCATCGAGTTTAATAAAACCCATGCAGACAAAGAACTTCCCCCTG GTGCGGATAATCAAGCAGCTCTCCTCAGAGCCGTGCAGGCAAAAATGACCGATGACGAGTATAACGATATTATGAACAGCGCTCGCGAGCTCTGTGGTAAGAATGGAATTGATAAGACACTCGAGGAGAACGatgtcgacatcatcatcgggCCCGGAGATGGCCCAATGTTTGGCATTGCCCTCACAGCAG GTTACCCAGTTGCTACGGTGCCTCTTGATTATCTCGAGTTCAACGGGAGGCCCTTTGGCATGCAAATTGCGGCCAAAGCACACCAGGAAGCTCTGCTGATTCAAGCCCAAAGCGCATGGGAGGCGACTTTTCCGAAGcgccagccgccgccactACATGAGATCGCCCTCAATTGA
- a CDS encoding ser-Thr-rich glycosyl-phosphatidyl-inositol-anchored membrane family domain-containing protein: MKYSVAAISAFAAVALAKPEFLNSAFQVQEGKPFTLEYSGCSSGCEIVLQTGASTNLKDVKVLASSATGSSTTVTLEDIPSGIYSFKITDKSGESNYSQQFSYQGSGKAVSSASSATSAAESNTAAPTSETTTAEPTSTKASSTKEHSTTLVKSTTAHSTTEEASSTTAHSSIPPKHNSTTVAPTHAATTTTGRQTTAASTSSNPAITTVPPGSAAGRLSSPLALVAGVALAIAFFS; this comes from the exons ATGAAGTACTCTGTCGCTGccatctcggcctttgccGCCGTCGCTCTCGCCAAGCCCGAGTTCCTCAACTCTGCTTTCCAGGTCCAGGAGGGCAAGCCCTTTACCCTCGAGTACTctggctgctcttctggCTGCGAGATTGTTCTCCAGACTGGTGCTAGCACCAACCTGAAGGACGTCAAGGTTCTTGCTT CTTCTGCCACTGGTTCCTCCACCACCGTTACCCTGGAGGACATCCCCTCTGGCATCTACAGCTTCAAGATCACCGACAAGAGCGGCGAGAGCAACTACAGCCAGCAGTTCTCCTACCAGGGCAGCGGCAAGGCCGTCTCCAGCGCCTCATCTGCCACCAGCGCTGCTGAGTCCAACACGGCTGCTCCCACCTCCGAGACCACTACCGCTGAGCCCACCAGCACCAAGGCTTCCTCCACCAAGGAGCACTCCACCACGCTGGTCAAGTCAACCACTGCTCACTCCACCACCGAGGAGGCCTCGAGCACCACCGCCCACTCTTCCATCCCCCCCAAGCACAACTCCACCACGGTTGCTCCCACACACGCGGCTACAACCACCACTG GAAGACAAACCACTGCTGCTTCTACTTCCTCAAACCCCGCCATTACCACTGTTCCTCCCGGAAGCGCCGCTGGccgcctctcttctcccctcgCCCTCGTTGCCGGCGTTGCCCTCGccattgccttcttctcttaa
- a CDS encoding UTP--glucose-1-phosphate uridylyltransferase domain-containing protein has translation MAGVKSALPTHLMPNPEDNGFEQRHHGKTRSHMAFENTSTNVAAAQMRNALTNLAETVEDPKEKKLFETEMDNFFALFRRYLNDKAKGNAVDWDRIAPPAQGQVVDYEDLANTESVQFLNKLAVLKLNGGLGTSMGCVGPKSVIEVRDGMSFLDLSVRQIEYLNRTYSVNVPFILMNSFNTNDDTAAIIKKYEGHNVDILTFNQSRYPRIYKDSLLPVPKSFNSSITEWYPPGHGDVFESLYNSGILDQLLERGIEIIFLSNVDNLGAVVDLRILQHMVETKAEYIMELTNKTKADVKGGTIIDYEGSVRLLEIAQVPKEHVNEFKSIKKFKYFNTNNIWLNLSAIKRVVENNELAMEIIPNGKTIPGDKKGESDISILQLETAVGAAIRHFNNAHGVNVPRRRFLPVKTCSDLMLVKSDLYTLKHGQLQMSAARFGDAPLIKLGSDFKKVSDFQKHIPSIPKVLELDHLTITGAVNLGRGVTLKGTVIIVATEGSTIDIPPGSILENVVVQGSLRLLEH, from the exons atgGCGGGAGTCAAGAGCGCTCTGCCAACGCACCTCATGCCAAACCCCGAAGACAACGGCTTTGAGCAGCGTCACCATGGCAAGACTCGCAGTCACATG GCTTTCGAGAACACCTCGACCAACGTCGCTGCTGCCCAGATGCGAAATGCCCTGACCAACCTCGCCGAGACCGTCGAGGAccccaaggagaagaag CTGTTCGAGACTGAGATGGACAACTTCTTTGCCCTGTTCCGACGATACCTCaacgacaaggccaagggaaATGCGGT TGACTGGGACCGTATTGCCCCTCCCGCCCAGGGACAGGTCGTTGACTACGAGGACCTTGCCAACACTGAGTCCGTCCAGTTCCTGAACAAGCTCGCCGTCCTCAAGCTCAACGGAGGTCTGGGTACCTCCATGGGTTGCGTCGGACCCAAGTCCGTCATTGAGGTCCGTGACGGCATGTCCTTCCTCGACCTGTCTGTCCGTCAGATTGAATACCTGAACCGCACCTACAGCGTCAACGTGCCCTTCATCCTGATGAACTCGTTCAACACCAACGATGATACCGCTGCCATTATCAAGAAGTACGAGGGCCACAACGTGGACATCCTCACCTTCAACCAGTCAAGATACCCCCGAATCTACAAGGACTCGCTGCTGCCCGTCCCCAAGTCATTCAACTCGTCCATCACCGAGTGGTATCCTCCCGGACACGGTGACGTCTTCGAGTCCCTGTACAACTCTGGCATCCTCGACCAGCTGTTGGAGCGCGGCATCGAGATCATCTTCCTGTCTAACGTCGACAACCTGGGCGCCGTCGTCGACCTGCGCATTCTCCAGCACATGGTTGAGACCAAGGCCGAGTACATCATGGAGTTGAccaacaagaccaaggccGACGTCAAGGGTGGTACCATCATTGACTACGAGGGATCCGTCCGCCTGCTCGAAATCGCCCAGGTGCCCAAGGAGCACGTCAACGAGTTCAAGTCCATCAAGAAGTTCAAGtacttcaacaccaacaacatctgGCTGAACCTCAGCGCCATCAAGCGTGTCGTGGAGAACAACGAGCTGGCCATGGAGATTATCCCCAACGGCAAGACCATCCCCGGCGACAAGAAGGGCGAGTCGGACATTTCcatcctccagctcgagACGGCCGTCGGTGCCGCCATCCGCCACTTCAACAACGCCCACGGTGTCAACGTTCCCCGTCGGCGATTCTTGCCCGTCAAGACGTGCTCCGACCTGATGCTGGTCAAGTCTGACCTGTACACCCTCAAGCACGGCCAGCTCCAGATGAGCGCTGCCCGATTCGGCGACGCCCCTCTGATCAAGCTGGGCAGCGACTTCAAGAAGGTGTCCGACTTCCAGAAGCAcatcccctccatccccaaGGTGCTGGAGCTTGACCACCTGACCATCACCGGTGCCGTCAACCTGGGCCGTGGCGTGACGCTCAAGGGCACAGTCATCATTGTTGCGACCGAGGGAAGCACCATTGACATTCCCCCGGGATCTATCCTCGAGAACGTCGTCGTTCAGGGTAGCTTGCGTCTATTGGAGCACTAA
- a CDS encoding FAR1 DNA-binding domain-containing protein codes for MPLQPPPTDKHFATSDEAFTALQAHARNEGFAMVKKRPSCYEDGKPRRYDIACVRGNGAYKPKSAGLRKSTTKRTGCPFKMKIVQRKDSDDLWVPGILCGEHNHEPDLPIAFPEHRRGALTDAQKTIIRALLHHSNLSARGIIEVLKHQYPDVLLTEKDIWNLRRESILLGWPIVKEGTTTTTSTGTTNTGTTST; via the coding sequence ATGCCGCTCCAACCTCCCCCAACCGACAAGCACTTCGCAACATCAGACGAGGCCTTTACAGCGCTCCAGGCCCACGCGCGCAACGAAGGCTTCGCCATGGTCAAGAAGCGGCCGTCCTGCTACGAGGACGGCAAGCCGCGTCGCTATGACATTGCCTGCGTGCGCGGGAACGGCGCGTACAAACCAAAGTCTGCAGGGCTGCGAAAGTCCACGACGAAGCGCACGGGGTGCCcgttcaagatgaagattgtgCAGAGGAAGGACTCGGATGATCTTTGGGTGCCGGGGATTCTTTGTGGCGAGCATAATCACGAACCGGACCTTCCTATTGCCTTTCCGGAGCACCGGCGTGGTGCGTTGACGGATGCCCAGAAGACCATTATTAGGGCGCTGCTGCATCACTCAAATCTCTCGGCGAGGGGCATCATTGAGGTGCTGAAGCATCAGTATCCTGATGTTCTTCTTACAGAGAAGGATATCTGGAACTTGCGGCGGGAATCTATCCTGTTGGGGTGGCCCATTGTTAAAGAAggtactactactactacaagTACCGGAACTACGAATACAGgtactacgagtacatag